Below is a genomic region from Rosa chinensis cultivar Old Blush chromosome 5, RchiOBHm-V2, whole genome shotgun sequence.
TACGCTTTGTACTATGATAACCATGGATTTGATGAGTACTGCAAGATTGAATTGCCTAGTGATCTTGAGGAAATTATGCTCAGTTCGTGTTTCCGTGTGGTCGGTACTTGTAATGGATTAGTATGCATTGTGGATGAATTAGGGTGTCATGGTTGCAATTTGATCATATGGAATCCTTGTGTAAGAAAGTTTGTAAAACTTCCTCAACCTGCTGTGCTGCACGGTGGGTGTGAAGCGTCTGTTGGCTTTGGTTATGATGCCACAAGCAATGACTACAAGGTTGTGAGACTTGTCACACTTTCGGATCAATATCAGAATTTCCATGAGTGGCCAACTCTATTTCAGGTTTATTCACTAGCCACGGGCTTGTGGAGCAGGCTTCGTTCTGATCTTCCTCCGTGTCAAATGTTTTGCTCCCCAGCCCAGGCTTTTGTGAATGGGGCACTTCACTGGTCTGCAATCCGCCGGACAAATGATGCTTTCAACTATTTTGTTCTGGCTTTTGATGTGGGCAGTGAGTTGTTTCGAGAGATAATGTTTCCAAAGAGTCTGAAATGGGATCCGTCGTTGGCTTTGCGAATATCTGTTGCTGGAGATCGAAAATCCATCTCTATCTTCACTGATTGGCGAAAGAGTCATTCCAATTATTTTCTTGATATATGGGTACTGAAAGAGTACTGCATTGAGAATTCGtggaccaaattgatgattctCAGTGCAGAAGTTCCACAAAGAAATTTACCCAAGGCATTGTGTTTCAGGAAGATAGGTGAAGTTTTGGTGCTTGAAGACAGCTACGAACTAGTTTCACTTGACATTATGAGCAGAAAAGTTAAAACTCTTGGGGTTTATGGAGGTCAGTATTGCTCTGTTGATTCTTATGAAGAGAGCCTTGTATTACTTGACAGGAAATATGGTGTTTCTTACTGAGGGAAAAAAACGGTTCGGCGATTGTGTATACCTTTTGTTTCCTATTGTTTTTAGTTCCTTGTCCAAATCACCAAATGTATATGCCGCTTATTCTGTATGACCTATGAACATTGAATTTTATGACAGCAATAAAGTTTGATTTTCTGTATGCGCTTTAATACCTTTGCCAGTTATATATTCAGGATGAATGAGCAAGCATGATACCTTTTCTTTGCTGTGCAAGTTTGGCAGTTGGTTCTGTACTTAGCTTCTGGTTGTTTTGTTGTCAAGATAATGTTGGTAAtgtttctctctttctcctttctCCCCCCTCATTTTCTTGTCTTAAATTATTGCCTTTCCTGCTTGTGATGTCTCATAAGACAAGTTTCTTACCAAATTTTACTCAGCTTTGGTGTAAAGTTAATTTGGATTCATTCACTGATGATAGATGTTTGGAACACAAGGctttaaaaacaaaatagtaATAAACAGAGTTATATTCCTCCTTGTATAAGTGCTTTTAGTTTTCTGCTTTATATAACATCAAGTTGGTGTGACCTTGGACCGTGCAACTCTTTTTGCTAGTGTACTAGTGTGGTTGTGTAACTGATATAACATGTTACAATTAGCTATTGTAATAGAATTATAAACCTGTTCACTACTTCATACAATTGATGCTAGTCATGCTACTTTCCAATTTAGATTTGATTTATAACAGTAGTTCATTTTTAACTTTAGATTTCTTTAtgtgaagaatgaagaggaaGTTGCATGCACAACCTGGAGAAAGTAATTGAAAGTGTTCATTACTACTGATATCAACTATAATACTTTGCATTGACTGACatattttgggtttttgtttgtcTAACCTTTTCTGCTATTACAAATGTTTAACATACTAACATGCTTTGTTAAATGTTATGAGAC
It encodes:
- the LOC112202698 gene encoding F-box protein CPR1, yielding MNDHKIAAIELKSEAGLDYFPQEIISNILIRLPIKSLIKCTSVCKSWKSLIQNPSFIDTHLSHRVSCNNQNGTHLLLVHSVCSKRFCSLFDRDFVRGEKEDLYALYYDNHGFDEYCKIELPSDLEEIMLSSCFRVVGTCNGLVCIVDELGCHGCNLIIWNPCVRKFVKLPQPAVLHGGCEASVGFGYDATSNDYKVVRLVTLSDQYQNFHEWPTLFQVYSLATGLWSRLRSDLPPCQMFCSPAQAFVNGALHWSAIRRTNDAFNYFVLAFDVGSELFREIMFPKSLKWDPSLALRISVAGDRKSISIFTDWRKSHSNYFLDIWVLKEYCIENSWTKLMILSAEVPQRNLPKALCFRKIGEVLVLEDSYELVSLDIMSRKVKTLGVYGGQYCSVDSYEESLVLLDRKYGVSY